Proteins encoded in a region of the Funiculus sociatus GB2-C1 genome:
- a CDS encoding non-ribosomal peptide synthetase — MQELSIEGFELSPQQKNLWLLQQNQSQPYRVHCAVLIEGNLKIKVLEAALQKVVERHEILRTSFCCLSGMSIALQVISDRNLPEVNKCDLKQLEFEEQEAKLEVLFQEAKKHPFDLSHGSNLQVSLAILSPEKHILLLGLPALCADRIAINNLVGEISQSYAACIQNSPLGDEPLQYADIAAWQNELFEAEEAETGKEYWRNLDLNFIQSTLPNEKPLISVFKPESISLKLNTEIKTKIAALANKEIYTVSSFLQACWQILLWRITGKSEIGIACAGRNHEELEPAIGLLAKYLPIQGCLQGELKFYEVWQQLNKITCDALKWQESFNWEYLVKSNTQNKETPFFPFCFEFESQPPQYSAADLLFSIYKSYTCIDRFKVKLSCKEQNDSLTAELHYDANLFETEEIERLAAQFQTLLTHAIENPEVAIAQLEILNSSQRQQLLVEFNNNKTAPSPYSCLHHWFEAQAQLTPNNIALVFEDRQLTYAELNIKANQLAHYLQRLGVKPEIIVALHLERSPELIIGLLGILKAGGAYLPLDPALPKEALALRMQEAQATILLTQQHLIELQPQAQVVCLDWDAIAKEDHSDPISHTTAQNLAYVIYTSGSTGKPKGVAIEHRQLLNYLNAILEKLVLPSGASFATVSTIAADLGNTAIFPALCTGGCLHIISQERATDPVALAQYCRRHPIDCLKIVPTHLAALLTTSHPEQILPRQCLILGGEAVSWNLISQVRQHSPCQILNHYGPTETTVGVLTYSVKSLPTEASRATVPLGRPLANTQIYLLDTHQQPVPIGVPGELYIGGDCVARGYLNQPELTAQRFIPNPFNQPSQERLYKTGDLARYRPDGTLEFLGRLDRQVKLHGFRIELEEIEAVLSQHPKVREVVVLAREDEPDQKRLVAYVVPDSHTATISDLSNFLKQKLPEYMVPSAFVLLKALPLTPNGKINRNNLPAPDATKPEFNPGFSAPRNPQEKVLAEIWAQILGLEQVSIYDNFFELGGDSILSIQVIARANKANLRLTPKQIFEHPTIAQLAAVADIAQTIEIEQGLVTGFVPLTPIQHWFFEQNLPDSHHWNQAILLQVQNLDPNLLQQVVQHLLKHHDALRLRFIPEASGWRAVNTDYQRVVPVTVLDLSTLSPSEQTAAIEAAAGEQQASLNLSAGSLMAVTLFNMGPSKPSRLLLIIHHLAVDSVSWRILLEDLQTAYQQVSRNETIQLPAKTTSFKQWAECLQEYAQSTTLRKEQDYWLAPRQRSHLPVDFPGGANTVGLARTVSVSLSESQTQALLKEVPSAYQTQVNDVLLTALVQTFADWTQQRSLLVNLEGHGREEIIKDVDLSRTVGWFTTLFPVLLELEAAPEPGEALKAIKEQLRQIPNRGIGYGVLRYLQPDTSVKERSRQLPQPEVCFNYLGQFDPALQQSSLFSLAPESSGAARSPQGKRPHLLDITGFVVNGKLQLDWTYSAATHKDSTVSSLAQKFLTACASLIAHCQSAEAGGYTPTDFPKAQLNQKDLDKLLAKINRTSEKKAK; from the coding sequence ATGCAAGAATTATCTATAGAGGGGTTTGAGCTTTCCCCGCAGCAAAAAAATTTGTGGTTGTTACAGCAAAACCAGAGTCAGCCTTATCGGGTTCATTGTGCTGTTTTAATAGAAGGAAATCTTAAGATAAAAGTCCTAGAGGCAGCTTTACAAAAGGTTGTAGAAAGACATGAAATACTGCGAACAAGTTTTTGCTGCCTAAGCGGGATGTCAATTGCTTTACAAGTAATAAGCGATCGCAATTTACCCGAAGTTAACAAGTGCGATCTAAAGCAGTTAGAATTTGAGGAACAAGAAGCAAAACTAGAGGTACTTTTTCAAGAAGCAAAAAAGCATCCTTTCGATTTATCTCATGGCTCAAATTTGCAAGTATCTTTAGCAATTCTTTCCCCGGAAAAGCATATCTTACTACTTGGCTTACCAGCTCTTTGTGCAGATAGGATAGCAATTAATAATTTAGTAGGTGAAATTAGCCAATCTTACGCAGCTTGTATCCAGAATAGTCCTTTGGGTGACGAACCTTTGCAATATGCAGATATTGCGGCATGGCAAAATGAGCTGTTTGAAGCTGAAGAGGCAGAAACGGGAAAAGAGTATTGGCGCAATTTGGATTTAAACTTTATCCAAAGTACGCTTCCTAATGAAAAGCCGTTGATATCAGTATTTAAACCAGAGTCTATTTCCTTAAAATTAAATACTGAGATAAAGACAAAAATTGCAGCTTTAGCGAATAAAGAGATATATACTGTTTCTAGCTTTTTACAGGCTTGCTGGCAGATATTACTGTGGCGGATTACGGGTAAATCTGAGATAGGAATTGCTTGTGCTGGCAGAAACCATGAAGAGTTAGAACCTGCAATAGGCTTGCTGGCAAAATATTTGCCAATCCAGGGCTGTTTGCAGGGAGAACTTAAATTTTATGAAGTGTGGCAGCAGCTTAACAAGATAACCTGCGATGCTTTGAAATGGCAAGAATCCTTTAATTGGGAATATCTTGTTAAAAGTAACACCCAAAATAAAGAAACACCGTTTTTCCCCTTTTGCTTTGAATTTGAATCCCAGCCGCCTCAATATTCTGCGGCAGACCTATTATTCTCCATTTACAAGTCTTACACCTGCATCGACCGATTCAAAGTAAAACTCTCTTGCAAAGAGCAGAATGATTCTCTGACAGCAGAATTGCACTATGACGCTAACTTATTCGAGACAGAAGAAATTGAGCGGTTAGCGGCACAATTTCAAACCTTGCTAACCCATGCCATTGAGAATCCAGAAGTAGCGATCGCGCAATTAGAAATCCTCAACAGCAGCCAACGACAGCAACTATTAGTCGAATTTAACAACAACAAAACCGCTCCTTCCCCCTATTCCTGTCTTCACCACTGGTTTGAAGCACAGGCACAGCTTACACCCAACAACATTGCCCTGGTGTTTGAAGATCGGCAACTCACCTATGCCGAACTCAACATTAAAGCCAATCAACTTGCTCATTACCTACAGCGACTCGGAGTTAAACCCGAAATCATCGTCGCCCTGCACCTGGAAAGATCCCCAGAACTGATCATCGGTTTGCTGGGAATTCTCAAAGCAGGCGGAGCATATTTACCTTTAGATCCGGCATTACCCAAAGAAGCCTTAGCCTTGCGAATGCAAGAAGCACAGGCAACCATCCTGTTAACACAACAACACCTTATTGAACTTCAACCGCAAGCGCAAGTAGTATGTCTGGATTGGGATGCGATCGCTAAAGAAGACCACTCCGACCCCATCAGCCATACCACCGCCCAAAACTTAGCCTACGTCATATACACCTCCGGCTCCACTGGCAAGCCCAAAGGAGTTGCTATTGAGCATCGGCAACTCCTCAATTATCTCAACGCCATCCTAGAAAAATTGGTACTGCCAAGTGGTGCCAGCTTCGCCACCGTTTCCACCATCGCCGCCGACCTCGGCAACACAGCCATCTTCCCAGCCCTCTGTACCGGGGGATGCCTGCATATCATCTCTCAGGAACGAGCTACCGACCCAGTAGCACTAGCCCAATACTGCCGCCGCCATCCTATTGACTGTCTCAAGATAGTCCCAACCCACCTAGCAGCCCTGCTAACAACCTCCCATCCAGAGCAAATCCTGCCCCGTCAGTGTTTAATCTTGGGAGGTGAAGCCGTCAGCTGGAATTTGATCTCACAGGTGCGACAACACTCCCCATGTCAGATTCTCAACCACTACGGCCCGACCGAAACCACCGTTGGCGTACTTACCTATTCAGTAAAAAGCTTGCCAACCGAGGCGAGTAGAGCAACCGTTCCCTTAGGTCGTCCCCTAGCCAACACGCAGATTTATTTACTAGACACCCATCAGCAACCCGTGCCGATAGGCGTACCGGGCGAACTCTACATCGGCGGTGATTGCGTAGCCAGAGGCTACCTAAATCAACCCGAACTAACCGCCCAGCGATTTATACCCAACCCCTTTAATCAGCCTTCTCAAGAACGACTATACAAAACTGGTGACTTAGCAAGATACCGACCAGACGGCACCCTAGAATTTTTGGGTCGCCTAGACCGTCAAGTCAAACTGCATGGCTTCCGCATCGAATTAGAGGAAATTGAAGCCGTGCTGAGTCAACATCCAAAAGTGCGCGAAGTTGTCGTACTGGCGCGAGAAGATGAGCCGGATCAGAAACGTCTTGTCGCTTATGTTGTTCCGGATTCCCATACTGCTACCATCAGCGACCTAAGTAACTTTCTAAAGCAGAAATTACCTGAGTATATGGTGCCTTCTGCCTTCGTACTGCTCAAAGCCTTGCCTCTAACACCTAATGGCAAAATAAACCGCAACAACCTGCCAGCGCCGGACGCGACTAAGCCAGAATTTAATCCAGGTTTTTCCGCACCTCGCAATCCCCAGGAAAAGGTGTTGGCGGAAATTTGGGCGCAAATCTTGGGTTTAGAGCAAGTGAGTATTTATGACAACTTCTTTGAGTTAGGCGGGGATTCCATTCTCAGCATTCAGGTAATTGCCAGAGCCAATAAAGCAAACTTGCGGCTGACCCCCAAGCAAATATTTGAACATCCGACAATTGCCCAATTAGCAGCAGTGGCGGATATCGCCCAAACCATCGAAATTGAACAAGGTCTGGTAACGGGGTTTGTTCCTCTTACCCCAATTCAACACTGGTTTTTTGAGCAAAATTTACCCGATTCGCACCACTGGAATCAAGCTATTCTTCTGCAAGTACAGAATTTAGATCCCAACCTATTACAGCAAGTGGTGCAGCACTTGCTGAAACATCACGATGCTCTGCGTCTGCGGTTTATTCCAGAAGCATCGGGTTGGCGAGCTGTTAATACTGATTATCAGCGAGTAGTGCCAGTAACTGTGCTGGATTTATCGACCCTCTCACCCAGCGAACAAACCGCAGCTATTGAAGCTGCTGCTGGGGAACAGCAAGCTAGTCTGAATCTGTCGGCAGGATCGTTGATGGCGGTAACGCTCTTTAACATGGGGCCTTCTAAACCGAGCCGCTTGTTACTGATTATCCACCACTTAGCTGTTGATAGCGTCTCCTGGCGGATTTTGCTGGAAGACTTGCAAACGGCTTATCAACAGGTAAGCCGGAATGAAACGATACAGCTGCCAGCGAAGACAACCTCGTTCAAGCAGTGGGCTGAATGCTTGCAGGAGTATGCACAATCAACGACACTACGAAAAGAGCAAGATTATTGGTTAGCTCCCCGTCAGCGATCGCATTTGCCTGTGGACTTTCCAGGGGGCGCGAATACAGTGGGGTTAGCTCGCACGGTTTCGGTATCGTTGAGTGAGTCCCAGACGCAAGCACTGTTAAAAGAGGTGCCATCGGCGTATCAAACCCAGGTGAATGATGTGTTGCTGACAGCACTGGTGCAGACTTTTGCCGATTGGACTCAACAGCGATCGCTTTTAGTTAATCTTGAAGGTCACGGCCGAGAGGAAATTATCAAGGATGTGGACTTGTCGCGCACGGTCGGCTGGTTCACGACTTTATTCCCGGTGCTATTGGAGTTAGAAGCAGCGCCTGAACCGGGAGAGGCACTCAAAGCTATCAAAGAACAATTGCGCCAGATTCCAAATCGAGGAATTGGCTACGGTGTGCTGCGATATCTCCAGCCAGACACATCAGTAAAAGAGCGATCGCGCCAGCTTCCTCAACCGGAAGTTTGTTTCAACTACCTGGGCCAGTTTGACCCAGCTTTACAACAGTCCTCTTTGTTTAGCTTAGCCCCAGAATCGAGCGGCGCGGCGCGGAGTCCCCAAGGAAAGCGCCCTCACCTACTGGATATCACTGGCTTTGTTGTCAACGGAAAGCTGCAACTAGATTGGACATACAGCGCCGCAACACATAAAGATTCAACTGTGTCAAGCCTAGCGCAAAAATTTCTCACAGCTTGTGCGTCGCTCATTGCTCACTGCCAATCTGCCGAAGCAGGAGGCTACACCCCAACTGACTTCCCAAAAGCCCAACTGAACCAAAAAGACCTGGACAAGTTGCTTGCCAAAATCAACCGCACCAGTGAGAAGAAAGCCAAATGA
- a CDS encoding TauD/TfdA family dioxygenase, with the protein MKESTNLNTMKPSNVRRKTLSISPEKLIQIECFQPENPLPLVIKPAVDGLNLITWATNNRSWIETQLLKHGGLLFRNFDLKELPEFEQFIQAISGELLEYSYRSTPRTQVSGNIYTSTEYPATQVIPLHNEMAYSLEWPLKIWFFCVKSAEEKGETPIADSRKVFERIDNKIKNKFIQRKVMYVRNYGDKLDLDWQNVFQTTNKTEVENYCRSKGIEFDWKGNQLRTRQVCQAVATHPKTGELVWFNQAHLFHVSSLNPEVYQSLLATFKEEDLPRNAYYGDGSPIETSVLDEIREIYQQETVIFPWQEGDILMLDNMLTAHGRMPFVGSRKVVVGMAEPFTNQNSGA; encoded by the coding sequence ATGAAAGAATCTACAAATCTCAACACGATGAAGCCAAGCAATGTCAGGCGAAAAACCCTCAGCATCTCCCCAGAAAAATTAATTCAGATAGAGTGCTTTCAGCCTGAAAATCCTCTACCCTTGGTAATTAAACCAGCGGTAGATGGGTTGAATTTGATTACGTGGGCAACAAATAATCGCTCATGGATCGAGACACAGTTATTAAAACATGGTGGCTTACTGTTTCGGAACTTTGATCTTAAAGAATTACCCGAATTTGAGCAATTTATCCAAGCAATTTCCGGAGAATTACTTGAATATTCCTATCGGTCAACACCCCGAACTCAAGTAAGTGGCAACATATATACGTCAACTGAATATCCTGCCACCCAAGTTATTCCTTTACATAATGAGATGGCTTATTCCCTAGAATGGCCGTTAAAAATTTGGTTCTTCTGCGTCAAATCTGCCGAAGAGAAAGGAGAGACCCCGATTGCCGATAGTCGTAAGGTTTTTGAACGCATTGATAATAAAATTAAAAATAAATTTATTCAGAGAAAAGTGATGTATGTCCGCAATTATGGTGATAAACTAGACCTTGACTGGCAAAATGTTTTTCAAACAACAAATAAAACTGAAGTTGAAAATTATTGCCGGAGTAAGGGAATTGAGTTTGATTGGAAGGGAAATCAGCTAAGAACTCGTCAGGTTTGCCAAGCTGTCGCCACCCATCCCAAAACGGGCGAACTGGTGTGGTTCAATCAAGCTCATTTGTTTCACGTCTCAAGCCTGAATCCAGAAGTTTATCAATCCCTGTTGGCAACATTTAAAGAGGAAGATTTACCTCGTAATGCTTATTACGGTGATGGCTCTCCGATTGAAACTTCTGTTTTAGATGAAATTCGGGAAATTTATCAGCAGGAAACAGTTATATTTCCTTGGCAAGAAGGAGATATATTGATGCTGGATAATATGCTAACGGCTCATGGACGTATGCCGTTTGTTGGCTCCCGAAAAGTAGTAGTAGGGATGGCAGAACCTTTTACTAATCAAAACAGCGGAGCTTAA
- a CDS encoding non-ribosomal peptide synthetase: protein MTKNIRNSPLSEDLFTQKIYWLHKLSGELPETTLIADYLRPVPYGKKNQSISFELSENLSEAIFKLTNRSYLSIYLVLLSALKILLNRYTGNDDVVVGSPVYRIGDNEDLNTFVTLRSQVADSLTFKDFLLQVKDTVIGAYSHQNYPFDELVGLLKLPRSENRCSIFDIIMLLENIHNQPSLEETKNDITFSFVVTENLLKGKIEYSSLLFKEETINQAIAHYINILEIALGDINIPLAQLDFLTAADKKQLLEEFNDNAKSYPVTKTIHALFEEQVEKTPDRIAVVFENTQLKYCELNDQANQLALFLRKLGITNGSFVGILKERNPNYLIAILAILKAGAAYVPIDVTYPADRIRYMLLNSEVQVLLTEGLSLNILPEVISECSCLQSIICLDAISDESNQKITGVNLYQQGDFQHLPTAIDAINRGIDAAYMIYTSGSTGFPKGAIIRHGGAINHIYAQYDALNLTENLIFLQSAPASSDISVWQFLAPILIGGTTVIVDTQTVCNPEKLFHDIKDKKVTIIEIVPVVLRSLLEYISQLSNDQRLLPDLKWMMVTGESVSVEMVNQWLSLYPSIKVVNAYGPTEAADDITQLIIDKPLEERTVSIGKPLANLNIYILDRKMQLLPVGVPGEICVSGFGVGVGYWKNEKSTQLSFVPNPFPNTAKCLPGTNKDLIYKTGDLGRWLPDGNIEFLGRIDHQVKIRGFRIELGEIEALLSQHPSVRETAIAFREDVSNQKRLVAYVVPSPDNQVQSDLVSQLRSFLKQKLPEYMVPSAFVLLETLPLTPSGKVDRRALPAPDQTRLAPQETFMPRTPVEEILTQVWEQVLGIERVGIHDNFFELGGDSLLSIQVIAKAHQAGVQLTPKQMFQHQTIADLATVADTTGAIQAEQGLVVGSLPLTPIQHCFFEQNLLDPHHWNQSLLLEVQPDVDPKLLERAVQQLSIHHDALRLRFIQTESGWQQINANSDDLVPFSYVDLSDLPAEKQKFTLEAAATELQSSLNLSQGPLIRAAFFKLGEKTSRLLLIIHHLAVDGVSWRILVEDLQTIYQHHTQANANDTGTLALPLKTTSFKQWSQQLLEYARSKALLELDYWLAKKSKSSRLPVDFPGGSNTVGSARILSVSLSVAETKALLQKVPAAYRTQINDVLLTALVQAFAKWTGEQSLLVNLEGHGREEIFDNVDLSRTVGWFTSVFPVLLLGDSDPGEALKAIKEQLRSIPHRGIDYGILRYLSNDPFIVESLRSLPQAQVCFNYLGQFDQTLSSPLFNWSSEPRGIERSLRDNRSELLEINGFVVGGQLQLDWTYSQSVHHQSTIEALAQGFIEALRSLIAHCQSPEAGGYTPSDFPLAKLDQQTLDELFVQSQIEDIYPLSPIQQGMLFHTLYDPDSGIYCEQFSCTLKGNLNISAFKQAWERVVDLYPVLRTSFYGEIDTPLQVVHRQVELPWEQQDWRGSLTDQERLEAVLKRDRQGFDLSQAPLMRLILIQLTDNTNLFIWSHHHLLLDGWSMPIVFKDAIAFYQAFSQGQDLNPKRPRPYRDYIAWLQQQDLSKAEVFWQQMLKGFTTPTPLEINPVSQKLPNLEQSENKQQIQLSEATAAALLLFTKQHQLTLNTLIQGTWALLLNHYSGAEDVVFGSTVSGRPPNLAGSESIVGVFINTLPVRVQLIPEDSFVSLLKKIQSQQVEARQYEHTPLVQLHKSSDMPRDLPLFESIVVFQNYPVDPSLREGFREFEFGNIRSSSKNNYPLTVRVLLPDLSLQILYDSCRFAPDAIAQILEHFQFMLHRVLEQPDANICALKEALIEGDKQQQILKQKDFQAVRRQKIGNVRRKTISVATEQLERDNH, encoded by the coding sequence ATGACTAAAAATATTAGAAATAGTCCTCTTTCTGAAGACTTGTTTACTCAGAAAATATATTGGTTACACAAGTTATCCGGAGAATTACCGGAAACAACTTTGATTGCGGATTATCTAAGACCAGTACCTTATGGCAAGAAAAACCAATCTATCAGTTTCGAGTTGTCAGAAAATTTATCGGAGGCAATTTTTAAGTTAACTAATCGTTCCTATTTGTCTATCTATTTAGTTCTTTTATCAGCGCTGAAGATATTGCTAAACAGATATACTGGCAATGATGATGTAGTTGTCGGTTCACCTGTTTATAGAATAGGAGATAATGAGGATTTAAATACTTTTGTTACGCTGCGATCGCAGGTAGCAGATAGCCTGACCTTTAAAGATTTTCTTTTACAAGTAAAAGATACTGTTATTGGTGCTTATAGCCATCAAAACTATCCTTTTGATGAATTAGTAGGCTTGTTAAAGCTGCCACGAAGTGAGAATCGATGTTCAATATTTGACATCATCATGTTGCTAGAGAACATTCACAATCAGCCTAGCTTGGAGGAAACGAAAAACGATATTACATTTTCTTTTGTAGTTACTGAGAATCTCTTAAAAGGAAAAATTGAGTATAGTTCGCTTCTTTTCAAAGAGGAAACTATCAATCAAGCGATCGCGCACTATATCAATATTCTTGAAATCGCTCTTGGTGACATAAACATTCCTCTAGCGCAGCTTGATTTTTTGACAGCAGCCGACAAAAAGCAATTATTAGAAGAATTTAATGATAATGCCAAATCTTATCCAGTCACTAAAACAATTCACGCTTTATTTGAAGAACAAGTAGAAAAAACACCGGATCGGATTGCGGTAGTTTTTGAAAACACTCAATTAAAATACTGCGAACTGAACGATCAGGCAAATCAGCTTGCTTTATTTTTGCGTAAACTGGGAATCACAAATGGTAGCTTTGTTGGAATTTTAAAGGAACGAAATCCAAATTATTTAATAGCAATACTCGCTATCTTAAAAGCTGGCGCAGCTTACGTACCCATTGATGTAACTTATCCAGCCGATAGAATCAGATATATGCTATTGAATAGCGAAGTTCAGGTTCTATTAACAGAGGGTTTATCTCTGAATATATTGCCGGAAGTTATATCTGAATGTTCTTGCTTACAATCAATTATTTGCCTAGATGCCATTTCCGATGAGAGCAACCAAAAAATAACCGGAGTAAATTTATATCAGCAAGGCGATTTCCAGCATTTACCGACTGCGATAGATGCTATTAATCGGGGAATCGATGCTGCTTACATGATATATACTTCCGGTTCAACGGGATTTCCTAAAGGTGCAATTATCAGACATGGCGGCGCTATTAATCATATTTATGCCCAATATGATGCTTTAAATCTTACGGAAAACCTTATATTCCTGCAAAGCGCCCCGGCTTCATCGGACATTTCTGTATGGCAATTCTTAGCGCCAATCTTAATTGGTGGGACGACAGTTATTGTAGACACGCAAACAGTCTGCAATCCTGAGAAATTGTTTCATGATATCAAAGATAAAAAAGTTACTATTATTGAAATTGTCCCAGTTGTTTTAAGAAGCTTATTAGAATATATTTCCCAACTGTCAAACGACCAAAGACTGTTACCAGATTTGAAGTGGATGATGGTGACGGGAGAATCTGTTTCGGTAGAGATGGTAAATCAGTGGCTTAGTCTGTATCCCTCAATTAAAGTTGTCAATGCTTACGGCCCTACTGAAGCGGCTGATGATATAACTCAGTTGATAATAGACAAGCCTTTAGAGGAACGAACAGTTTCAATTGGTAAACCCTTAGCTAACTTAAATATCTATATTCTTGACCGCAAAATGCAGTTGTTACCCGTTGGGGTTCCTGGGGAGATTTGCGTATCGGGATTTGGTGTTGGTGTGGGGTATTGGAAAAATGAAAAAAGTACCCAGTTAAGCTTTGTTCCTAATCCTTTTCCAAATACGGCAAAATGTTTGCCTGGTACTAATAAAGATTTAATTTATAAAACAGGAGATTTAGGAAGGTGGCTTCCCGATGGAAATATTGAATTTTTGGGACGTATTGACCACCAAGTAAAGATTCGTGGCTTCCGGATTGAACTTGGAGAAATTGAGGCTCTACTGAGTCAACACCCATCTGTACGAGAAACTGCGATCGCATTCAGGGAAGATGTATCAAACCAAAAGCGTTTGGTAGCTTATGTTGTTCCGAGTCCGGATAACCAAGTGCAAAGCGATCTAGTATCGCAGCTTCGGAGCTTTCTGAAACAGAAGCTACCTGAGTATATGGTGCCATCTGCGTTCGTGCTGTTAGAGACTCTACCGCTGACACCCAGCGGCAAAGTAGACCGTCGAGCTTTGCCAGCACCAGATCAAACGCGGTTAGCACCCCAAGAAACGTTTATGCCTCGCACTCCCGTTGAGGAAATCTTAACTCAGGTTTGGGAGCAGGTTTTGGGTATCGAGCGGGTAGGCATCCATGACAACTTTTTTGAATTAGGCGGCGATTCTCTTCTCAGCATTCAGGTGATTGCCAAAGCTCATCAAGCAGGAGTTCAGCTGACCCCGAAGCAAATGTTTCAGCACCAGACAATTGCAGATTTGGCAACGGTCGCTGACACAACTGGAGCAATTCAGGCAGAACAAGGTTTAGTTGTGGGTTCGCTACCACTTACACCCATTCAACACTGCTTCTTTGAGCAAAATTTACTTGACCCGCACCACTGGAATCAATCTCTGTTGCTAGAAGTGCAGCCAGATGTTGACCCGAAACTCTTAGAACGGGCTGTGCAGCAGTTGTCAATCCATCACGATGCTCTCCGCCTGCGGTTTATACAAACTGAGTCTGGTTGGCAACAAATTAATGCCAATTCTGATGATTTGGTGCCTTTCTCCTATGTGGATTTGTCAGACTTGCCAGCAGAAAAGCAAAAATTCACTCTGGAGGCAGCCGCCACTGAACTACAGAGCAGCTTAAACCTATCGCAAGGGCCTCTGATACGAGCAGCTTTCTTTAAGCTGGGTGAAAAAACAAGTCGCCTGCTGTTAATAATTCACCACCTGGCGGTAGATGGCGTTTCTTGGCGAATTTTAGTTGAGGATTTGCAGACAATCTATCAGCACCACACACAAGCGAATGCCAACGACACAGGAACGCTTGCCTTACCATTGAAAACAACCTCCTTCAAGCAATGGTCGCAACAGTTGCTTGAGTATGCTCGCAGTAAGGCTTTGCTGGAACTGGATTATTGGTTAGCGAAAAAGAGCAAATCGTCACGTCTACCAGTGGACTTTCCTGGGGGGTCTAATACAGTAGGTTCCGCCCGGATTTTATCAGTTTCCCTGAGTGTTGCAGAAACCAAAGCTTTGTTGCAAAAGGTGCCTGCTGCCTATCGCACCCAGATTAATGATGTGTTGTTAACGGCGCTGGTGCAAGCATTTGCAAAGTGGACGGGAGAACAATCGCTACTTGTTAACTTGGAAGGTCACGGACGGGAGGAAATTTTTGACAATGTAGACTTGTCCCGTACTGTGGGCTGGTTTACATCAGTTTTTCCAGTGTTGCTGTTGGGAGATTCTGATCCTGGGGAAGCGTTAAAAGCTATCAAAGAGCAGTTGCGGAGCATTCCCCATCGAGGGATAGACTATGGGATTCTGCGCTATTTGAGCAATGATCCTTTTATAGTCGAATCGCTGCGATCGCTTCCTCAAGCCCAGGTGTGTTTCAATTACTTGGGTCAGTTTGACCAGACGCTTTCATCACCTCTATTTAACTGGTCTTCAGAACCTCGTGGGATAGAACGCAGTTTGCGAGACAATCGCAGCGAACTCTTAGAAATCAACGGTTTTGTGGTTGGCGGTCAGTTGCAACTAGATTGGACTTACAGCCAGAGTGTTCATCACCAATCCACAATTGAGGCTTTGGCGCAAGGGTTTATCGAGGCATTGCGATCGCTTATCGCCCATTGCCAATCTCCGGAAGCTGGAGGCTATACTCCATCTGACTTCCCATTAGCAAAACTGGATCAGCAAACACTTGATGAGTTGTTTGTCCAATCGCAGATAGAGGATATTTACCCTCTTTCGCCTATACAACAGGGGATGCTCTTTCATACCCTTTACGATCCCGACTCTGGAATCTATTGCGAACAGTTTAGCTGCACCCTCAAGGGAAACTTAAATATCTCAGCCTTCAAGCAAGCCTGGGAGCGAGTTGTAGACTTATACCCAGTTCTGCGAACCTCTTTTTACGGAGAAATTGATACACCGCTTCAAGTCGTCCATCGACAAGTGGAATTACCTTGGGAACAGCAAGATTGGCGGGGATCTCTAACCGACCAGGAACGGCTGGAAGCTGTTCTAAAGCGCGATCGTCAAGGCTTCGATTTGTCGCAAGCACCCCTGATGCGCCTAATTTTAATCCAGCTGACCGACAACACCAATCTATTCATCTGGAGCCATCATCACCTATTGCTAGATGGGTGGTCTATGCCCATCGTTTTCAAAGACGCGATCGCATTTTACCAAGCATTCTCTCAGGGACAAGACTTAAATCCCAAACGCCCCCGTCCTTATCGGGACTACATTGCATGGTTACAGCAGCAGGATCTATCCAAAGCTGAGGTATTTTGGCAGCAAATGCTTAAAGGTTTCACAACACCAACTCCCCTAGAAATCAATCCGGTTTCCCAAAAATTGCCCAACTTAGAACAAAGCGAAAATAAACAGCAAATCCAGCTTTCAGAAGCCACCGCCGCCGCCTTACTACTGTTTACCAAACAGCATCAATTAACTCTAAATACCTTAATTCAAGGAACTTGGGCGTTGCTGCTGAACCACTATAGCGGTGCCGAAGATGTAGTTTTTGGTAGCACCGTTTCCGGCCGTCCGCCCAACCTCGCTGGTTCGGAATCAATTGTCGGGGTTTTTATTAATACTCTGCCAGTGCGAGTACAACTGATTCCTGAAGATTCTTTTGTCTCGTTGCTCAAGAAAATTCAGTCCCAGCAAGTTGAAGCCCGTCAATACGAACACACTCCTTTAGTGCAGTTGCACAAATCGAGCGATATGCCAAGGGACTTGCCTCTATTTGAAAGTATTGTTGTCTTCCAAAACTATCCAGTAGATCCATCCTTACGTGAAGGGTTCCGAGAATTTGAATTTGGCAATATTCGCTCTTCCTCCAAAAATAATTATCCTCTGACTGTCAGAGTTCTGTTACCGGACTTGTCGCTGCAAATTTTATACGATTCTTGCCGTTTTGCACCGGACGCCATCGCTCAAATTTTAGAACATTTCCAATTTATGCTACACCGGGTTCTGGAACAACCTGATGCTAATATCTGCGCCCTTAAAGAAGCACTGATAGAAGGCGACAAACAACAACAAATTCTGAAACAAAAAGATTTCCAAGCGGTTCGTCGTCAAAAAATAGGAAATGTCAGGCGCAAGACGATTAGCGTTGCAACTGAACAATTAGAACGGGATAACCACTGA